CCCCAACCCCATCAACCTCCAACCGATCCAGCCGAAAAATTGCGAGATCACCCGCCATAGTAGAAAGTGTATCACGCGAATTCAAAGGATTATGCGTTTGACTCATAAACAGTTCCTCTTTTCGTGTTATTTAATTGCACAGGATGAGAAAAATACCACAACAACTCATATTTTCAAACCCTTTTTGTACGCTTCGCACTTGATTATAACGAGCAGAACTTATACTTTCTGACCGCCAACTACTAACCACCAACCCCTATCCAAAATCCACCATTATGTCAAACCAACGCTTTGTCGCACTCATCATCCTCGACGGCTGGGGATTAAACCCGCGCCGGGACCACAACGCCGTGGCCCTTGCCAGCACCCCGACAATGGACCGCATCTGGGCCAATTGCGCCCACACCACCCTCAACACCTCTGGACGCGCAGTCGGACTACCCGACGGACTCATGGGCAACTCCGAAGTCGGCCACCTCAACCTGGGTGCGGGACGCACCGTCATGCAAGCCATGACCCAGATCGACGACCGCATACGAGACGGCAGCCTGTACAAAAATGAAGCTCTAATCGCCGCCATAGACCGCATCAAAAACCACAACCGCAACCTCCACCTCATCGGCCTCGTCTCTGACGGCGGCGTACACGCCTGGCCCAGTCACTACGAGAGCCTCATCAAAATGGCAGCCGAGCGCGGCCTCCCCTCAGACCGCGTCTATATCCACGCCTTCACAGACGGACGCGACACACCGCCCCAAAGCGCAATCCACCGCATGCGCGAGCTCCTCGCCATGTTCAAAACCCATGGCATAGGCCGCATAGCCTCCATATCCGGGCGGTATTACGCCATGGATCGCGACCACCGCTGGGAACGCACCCAAATCGCCTATGACCTCCTCACACAGGGCAAAGGCATCACAGAAACCCACCCCATCACAGCCATACAAAACGCCTATAACCGCGGTGAAACCGACGAATTCATCAAACCCATCGCCATCGCTGGCAACCCCACCATAAAAGACGGGGACAGCGTCATCTTCTTCAACTTCCGAGGCGACAGACCCCGGCAAATCACCCGCGCCTTTGCACTCAAAAACTTCGACGGCTTTGAACGCCACACCTGGCCCAACACCCACTTCACCACCCTCACCCGATACGAAGCCGACGTACCCGTCACGGGCATCGCCTACTCCCCCGAAACCCTCTCGCAAAACATGCCCAACATCTGCGGATCGGTCATCGCCCGGGCCAACAAACGACAACTACGCATCGCAGAAACAGAAAAATACGCCCACGTCACCTTCTTCTTTAACGGCCAACAAGAAACGCCCTTTGACGGAGAAGAACGCATCCTCGTACCATCTCCCAAAGACGTCCCCACCTACGACCACAAACCCGAAATGAGCGCACCTGAAATCGCAGACCGATTCACAGAGGCCATCGCAACCAACCAATACGACGCCGCAATATGCAACTTCGCCAACCCCGACATGGTGGGCCACACCGGCATCCTCGAAGCCGCCATACACGCCGTCACCACAGTTGACACCTGCCTGGACCGCGTCCTCCAAGCCATAGAAAACGCAAACGGCGCAGCCATCGTCACCGCTGATCATGGCAACGCCGAACAAATGATCCACTACGACACCGGCGAACCCCACACCGCACACACCACCAACCCCGTACCCTTTGTACTCGTTGACCCCACCTACAGGGGAAAACTCCGCGAAGGCGGCACCTTGCGCGACGTCGCCCCCACCCTGCTCTCCCTCCTCAACCTGCCAAAACCCGATGAAATGACTGGGAAGGATCTAAGGCAAAAGCAAAACCTTCTGGATCGCGGCTAAAAACATACCGCGATGACGAGTGCTTCACCCTTCATACCCTTCCCAAACCGGAATCTTCCCCGCAGTTGGGCCGTCTTTCACCAGAAGCTGTTCGCCATCTGTAAAACCTTCTGGGCGACCGACCAATTCCCCAATAAGACGGGACCGCCACATTGCGATTTCATCCGCCCACCCTGGATCATCCGCCAGATTGGTCATCTCGCATGGATCATTTTCCACATCGAAAAACAGCTCCCGCCCCTGCCCGGGCAAATACGCGAACTTGCGCTTGCCATCCGTCACGTATTGCATCCCGCTATTCGACGTAGGCACACTCGCGCACTCGCCATGCACATAATCTCGCCATTCTGCTTGTGAATCGCGAATAATCGGCAACACACTCTCCCCATCCACCGTATCCGGAATCGGAACCCCCACCGCATCGAGCAATGTCGGCATAATATCCATCAACTCAACCGGACGCTCGATCACCTGCTCCTGCGGCAATCCCAAACCATCGGGAAACTTCATCAACAGCGGAACGCGCGCAGACGGCTCAAAGGGATTGCGCTTACGCAGCCACTGATGATCCCCCAGCATCTCCCCGTGATCAGAAGCAAACACCACAATCGTATTATCCGGCAACACGCGACCACTCACCAGACGCGCAATCTGATGATCGATATGTTCGACACACCCGTAATAACCCGCGCGCGTCGCCTTCATAACCGGAGGATCCAGACACAAACGCCAGCACTCCGGCTGCAACCCCCGCACAGGACCGTCAAAAACCCGCGCCCAATCCCCCACATAAGGCTCGGGCAAATCCATCGCCATATACTTATCAAAATAATGCACAGGCGGCGTAACCGGCTGGTGCGGATGGATAAAATTAACCGCCAGAAACCACGGCTGATCTCCCCTTTGCGAATCGATAAACTCCAGCCCCTTCTGCGTACACCAATTCGTAAAATGCAAATGCTCATCCAAATGCCACGGACGCCCTGGAAAACCATTGCTATACATCCCGTGCGCATCGGAAGCCCGGTGCCACGCCGCACCATTCTCCCGCACATACTTCTGATAATCATTATCAACCCCTGAAATCGGACTATCTGCCCATTCCGCAGAATCAAACCCCAACTCCCTCGCAGGCGGACCCCAGTGGGCCTTGCCCGAAAGATGGGTGCGATATCCCGCATCGCGCAAAACCCCGGGCAAAGTCGGCCACGGCAGCGGTGCCTGGGCATTTTGAAGCGCGCCGTGATTGCTCGGCTTGCGCCCCGTAATCACCGTGCGGCGAGCCGGCACACACACCGGACAAGCCGAATAAGCGTGGCGAAAACGCACCCCCGACGCAGCCATATAGTCCAGATTGGGCGTCTGCAACACGGGATGGCCCTCAATCCCCAGGCAATCCCCGCGCTGCTGATCCGTCATAATAAGTAAAATATTTGGTCTGTTATCCGGCATTGTAATCTCCTATTATGAGTTTTATGGTACAATCGAAAATAAAAACCTTCTGGATCGCGGCTCAAAGCATGCCCCTGCAGGTCTTAAGCAGGGGACATGCCGCGATGACGGGCGGGCACGGGGGCCCGCCCCTACATATTGGATACGTCTCTGGTATTAATCATCCCTTGTAAGATGATACATACAAATCGCGGCAGCGGCAGACACATTCAGAGACCCGATAGCGCCGCGGGGGGCAATGCGGCATACCTCATCGCACTTATCGCGCGTAAGGCGTCGCATCCCGC
Above is a window of Gemmatimonadota bacterium DNA encoding:
- a CDS encoding 2,3-bisphosphoglycerate-independent phosphoglycerate mutase — encoded protein: MSNQRFVALIILDGWGLNPRRDHNAVALASTPTMDRIWANCAHTTLNTSGRAVGLPDGLMGNSEVGHLNLGAGRTVMQAMTQIDDRIRDGSLYKNEALIAAIDRIKNHNRNLHLIGLVSDGGVHAWPSHYESLIKMAAERGLPSDRVYIHAFTDGRDTPPQSAIHRMRELLAMFKTHGIGRIASISGRYYAMDRDHRWERTQIAYDLLTQGKGITETHPITAIQNAYNRGETDEFIKPIAIAGNPTIKDGDSVIFFNFRGDRPRQITRAFALKNFDGFERHTWPNTHFTTLTRYEADVPVTGIAYSPETLSQNMPNICGSVIARANKRQLRIAETEKYAHVTFFFNGQQETPFDGEERILVPSPKDVPTYDHKPEMSAPEIADRFTEAIATNQYDAAICNFANPDMVGHTGILEAAIHAVTTVDTCLDRVLQAIENANGAAIVTADHGNAEQMIHYDTGEPHTAHTTNPVPFVLVDPTYRGKLREGGTLRDVAPTLLSLLNLPKPDEMTGKDLRQKQNLLDRG
- a CDS encoding sulfatase-like hydrolase/transferase, giving the protein MPDNRPNILLIMTDQQRGDCLGIEGHPVLQTPNLDYMAASGVRFRHAYSACPVCVPARRTVITGRKPSNHGALQNAQAPLPWPTLPGVLRDAGYRTHLSGKAHWGPPARELGFDSAEWADSPISGVDNDYQKYVRENGAAWHRASDAHGMYSNGFPGRPWHLDEHLHFTNWCTQKGLEFIDSQRGDQPWFLAVNFIHPHQPVTPPVHYFDKYMAMDLPEPYVGDWARVFDGPVRGLQPECWRLCLDPPVMKATRAGYYGCVEHIDHQIARLVSGRVLPDNTIVVFASDHGEMLGDHQWLRKRNPFEPSARVPLLMKFPDGLGLPQEQVIERPVELMDIMPTLLDAVGVPIPDTVDGESVLPIIRDSQAEWRDYVHGECASVPTSNSGMQYVTDGKRKFAYLPGQGRELFFDVENDPCEMTNLADDPGWADEIAMWRSRLIGELVGRPEGFTDGEQLLVKDGPTAGKIPVWEGYEG